A stretch of Nonomuraea africana DNA encodes these proteins:
- a CDS encoding MarC family protein → MFDVRFFVEAFVTMFVIMDPPGVIPLFLAYTGGRTPAERRRIAWQAAVTAFCLIVVFAVFGQAILSYLHVEVPAMQIAGGLLLLLVALELLRGTTEPQAGSVKSNVNVALVPLGTPLLAGPGAIVATIVFAQQAETVTGGIVALGLAIALVHVVLWLFMRFSVRIIRVIKENGVELVTRIAGLLLAALAVQLIITAVRSLAAQP, encoded by the coding sequence GTGTTCGACGTCAGGTTCTTCGTCGAGGCTTTCGTCACGATGTTCGTCATCATGGACCCGCCTGGCGTCATCCCGCTGTTCCTGGCCTACACCGGCGGACGCACCCCCGCCGAACGCAGGCGCATCGCCTGGCAGGCGGCGGTCACGGCGTTCTGCCTGATCGTGGTCTTCGCCGTCTTCGGCCAGGCCATCCTGAGCTACCTGCACGTCGAGGTGCCCGCCATGCAGATCGCCGGCGGACTCCTGCTCCTCCTCGTCGCGCTCGAGCTGCTGCGGGGCACCACCGAGCCCCAGGCGGGAAGCGTCAAGTCGAACGTCAACGTGGCGCTGGTGCCCCTCGGGACCCCGCTGCTGGCCGGTCCAGGGGCCATCGTGGCCACCATCGTCTTCGCCCAGCAGGCCGAGACGGTGACCGGCGGCATCGTCGCGCTCGGCCTCGCCATCGCCCTGGTGCACGTGGTGCTGTGGCTGTTCATGCGCTTCTCGGTGCGCATCATCCGGGTCATCAAGGAGAACGGGGTCGAACTCGTCACCCGCATCGCCGGACTCCTGCTGGCGGCCCTCGCCGTCCAGCTCATCATCACCGCCGTCCGCTCCCTGGCCGCACAGCCCTGA
- a CDS encoding serine/threonine protein kinase, protein MGDYELLGRLGEGGQGVVYLGRSASGELVAVKMLHARFSGDPAARDRFLREVASARRVAEFSTARVLDASTDGDRPYIVSEYVEGVSLDQLVREGGPRTSGALERLAVGTMAALAAIHRAGVVHRDFKPSNVLLGLDGARVIDFGIAKALDATTASASGLIGTPAYMSPEQIAGETVGPASDLFAWAVTMVFAATGRPAFGGDSVPAIFHRILTKEPDLPELGEPLGSLVAACLAKDPSARPSAADALLRLVGHAPAARREPHPAEDEPQAVAMEPATGPATEPVAEAPAEPVADSTGRDRADWDRADWDRAARDTAARDTAEQDLAPTDPALAPAAPARPTAILPVEQPAARPARPRRRGRLRPALLLLAAMALAASVTAAVIVPQLSAARSSQSPDGGTLPAYVGEPEPEPVAKEPAKAKPKPGVLLPSLEGQHVDDVLDQLEDLGLQAKVKHRADASLEADYVISTSPGPGRLAKGSVVTLYVSSGPDEAPVPDPSDGATTAPGDPSAEPTEQGPTETPTETPTTPPADDTATPDPDPEPTELKGG, encoded by the coding sequence ATGGGCGACTACGAGCTGCTCGGCCGCCTGGGAGAGGGTGGCCAGGGGGTCGTCTACCTCGGCAGGTCCGCCTCGGGCGAGCTGGTGGCGGTCAAGATGCTGCACGCCAGGTTCTCCGGCGACCCGGCCGCGCGCGACCGCTTCCTGAGGGAGGTGGCGTCGGCCAGGAGGGTGGCCGAGTTCTCGACCGCCCGCGTGCTCGACGCCTCGACCGACGGGGACCGGCCGTACATCGTCAGTGAGTACGTCGAGGGCGTCTCCCTCGACCAGCTCGTCAGGGAGGGCGGCCCGCGCACCTCGGGAGCGCTGGAGCGGCTGGCGGTGGGCACGATGGCGGCGCTGGCCGCCATCCACCGCGCGGGGGTGGTGCACCGCGACTTCAAGCCGAGCAACGTGCTGCTGGGCCTCGACGGGGCCAGAGTGATCGACTTCGGCATCGCCAAGGCGCTCGACGCCACGACGGCGAGCGCGAGCGGCCTGATCGGCACGCCCGCGTACATGTCGCCCGAGCAGATCGCGGGCGAGACGGTGGGCCCCGCGTCCGATCTGTTCGCGTGGGCGGTGACCATGGTGTTCGCGGCGACGGGACGCCCCGCGTTCGGCGGAGACAGCGTCCCCGCGATCTTCCACCGGATCCTGACCAAGGAGCCCGACCTGCCGGAGCTCGGCGAGCCGCTCGGCTCGCTGGTGGCCGCCTGCCTGGCCAAGGACCCCTCCGCGCGCCCGAGCGCCGCCGACGCCCTGCTGCGCCTCGTCGGGCACGCCCCGGCAGCGCGGCGGGAGCCGCACCCCGCGGAGGACGAGCCGCAGGCCGTCGCCATGGAGCCGGCGACCGGGCCCGCCACCGAGCCCGTCGCCGAGGCCCCCGCCGAGCCGGTCGCCGACTCCACCGGCCGGGACCGTGCCGACTGGGACCGTGCCGACTGGGACCGTGCCGCCCGGGACACCGCCGCCCGGGACACCGCCGAGCAGGATCTGGCCCCCACCGATCCGGCCCTCGCGCCGGCCGCGCCGGCCAGGCCGACCGCGATCCTCCCCGTGGAACAGCCGGCCGCCCGGCCGGCCAGGCCTCGCCGGCGTGGACGGCTGCGCCCCGCGCTGCTGCTCCTCGCCGCGATGGCGCTCGCCGCCTCCGTCACGGCCGCCGTCATCGTCCCCCAGCTCAGCGCCGCCCGCTCCAGCCAGAGCCCGGACGGCGGCACACTCCCCGCCTACGTGGGGGAGCCCGAGCCGGAGCCCGTCGCCAAGGAGCCGGCCAAGGCCAAGCCCAAGCCGGGCGTGCTGCTTCCCTCGTTGGAGGGCCAGCACGTCGACGACGTCCTCGACCAGCTGGAGGATCTCGGCCTGCAGGCCAAGGTGAAGCATCGCGCCGACGCGTCGCTCGAGGCGGACTACGTCATCTCCACCTCGCCCGGCCCCGGCAGGCTCGCCAAGGGCAGCGTGGTGACGCTCTACGTCTCCTCGGGCCCCGACGAGGCGCCCGTCCCCGACCCCTCCGACGGCGCCACCACCGCGCCTGGCGACCCGAGCGCCGAGCCCACCGAGCAGGGGCCGACGGAAACACCGACGGAGACGCCGACGACACCGCCCGCCGACGACACCGCCACGCCGGACCCCGACCCCGAGCCGACCGAGCTCAAGGGCGGCTGA
- a CDS encoding NUDIX hydrolase has product MRVNCVGAIIVDDAGRLLLIRRGHPPGEGLWSIPGGRVEAGESDAAAVRREVLEETGLVVTVGALAGAVERAGPGRTVYVIRDYLATVVSGTLAPGDDAAAARWCAPADLARLPLAAGLLEALTSWRVL; this is encoded by the coding sequence GTGCGCGTAAATTGTGTGGGCGCGATCATCGTGGACGACGCGGGCCGGCTGCTGCTCATCCGGCGCGGCCACCCGCCCGGCGAGGGGCTCTGGTCGATTCCCGGCGGCAGGGTGGAGGCGGGCGAGAGCGACGCCGCCGCCGTACGGCGCGAGGTGCTGGAGGAGACCGGGCTGGTGGTGACGGTCGGCGCGCTGGCGGGCGCCGTCGAGCGGGCCGGGCCGGGCCGAACCGTCTACGTGATCCGCGACTATCTCGCCACCGTGGTCTCGGGCACACTCGCACCCGGCGACGACGCCGCCGCGGCGCGCTGGTGCGCACCCGCCGACCTCGCTCGGCTTCCGCTGGCCGCCGGCCTGCTCGAGGCCCTCACGTCATGGCGGGTCCTTTGA
- a CDS encoding EamA family transporter gives MKYSGLAIAFVSAWCFAFSGPMAKFLGEAGLAPLESVWARMAGAGLLLLAVLVVVKPRALRIPRSRLPFFGAYAVMAVAGVQALYFVAITRLPVGIALLLEFMAPVMVVLWVRFVRRVRLPRAAFVGAVVAVVGLGIVVEAWQGMRIDPLGLLLGLAAGACCAGYFLMSDSFGDDVDPLGLIAWGMIGAAVVLLPFSRPWNIPWEAFTTKATLGGHTLPVLGAYLWMVVVATVVAYILGVNAVRRLSAAVGATVASLEVIGGAVVAWALLGEALGLFQIIGGLIVISGALLAQTATASPVAGPVPELSRV, from the coding sequence ATGAAGTACTCAGGCTTGGCGATCGCCTTCGTCTCCGCATGGTGTTTCGCGTTCTCGGGGCCGATGGCGAAGTTTCTGGGCGAGGCCGGGCTGGCCCCGCTCGAGTCGGTGTGGGCGCGCATGGCGGGCGCGGGGTTGCTGCTGCTCGCCGTCCTCGTGGTGGTGAAGCCGCGCGCGCTGCGCATCCCGCGGTCACGGCTGCCGTTCTTCGGCGCCTACGCGGTGATGGCGGTGGCGGGCGTCCAGGCGCTCTACTTCGTGGCCATCACCAGGCTGCCGGTGGGCATCGCGCTGCTGCTGGAGTTCATGGCGCCGGTGATGGTCGTGCTGTGGGTCCGTTTCGTCCGCAGGGTACGGCTGCCGCGGGCCGCGTTCGTCGGCGCGGTGGTCGCGGTCGTGGGGCTCGGCATCGTCGTGGAGGCCTGGCAGGGCATGCGGATCGACCCGCTGGGCCTGCTCCTCGGCCTGGCGGCGGGTGCGTGCTGCGCCGGATACTTCCTGATGAGCGACAGCTTCGGCGATGACGTCGACCCGCTCGGGCTGATCGCCTGGGGGATGATCGGCGCGGCCGTCGTGCTGCTGCCGTTCTCGCGGCCGTGGAACATCCCGTGGGAGGCGTTCACGACGAAGGCCACGCTGGGCGGCCATACGCTGCCGGTGCTCGGCGCCTACCTGTGGATGGTCGTGGTGGCGACCGTCGTCGCCTACATCCTGGGCGTCAACGCGGTACGGCGGCTCTCGGCGGCGGTCGGCGCCACGGTGGCCTCGCTGGAGGTCATCGGCGGCGCCGTGGTGGCGTGGGCGTTGCTCGGGGAGGCGCTGGGCCTCTTCCAGATCATCGGCGGGCTGATCGTGATCAGCGGCGCGCTCCTGGCGCAGACCGCGACCGCCAGTCCCGTGGCCGGGCCCGTGCCCGAGCTCAGCCGCGTCTGA
- a CDS encoding PD-(D/E)XK nuclease family protein: MLEQLPLEGMPRRLYSCTPSRLNSWLDCRRRYRFSYLDRPQPQKGPAWAHNSMGASVHNALAAWWREPYHRRTPAMASILLTNGWISEGFRDSEQSTRWRDHARGMVSGYVETLDPADEPVGVERTVATRTKTIAVSGRIDRLDRRGDELVVVDYKTGRRPLTQDDARGSLALAIYAIAASRVLRTPCHTVELHHLPTGEVVEWQHTDESLGRHLSRAEEVALEAGEADDRYRAGDTEAPFPPNPGPLCSWCDFRRHCPEGRTAAPDKLPWDALTDPS; the protein is encoded by the coding sequence GTGCTGGAGCAACTTCCGCTCGAGGGCATGCCGCGACGGCTCTACTCGTGCACGCCGTCGCGGCTGAACTCATGGCTCGACTGCCGCAGGCGCTACCGGTTCTCCTACCTCGACAGGCCGCAGCCGCAGAAGGGGCCCGCGTGGGCTCACAACAGCATGGGCGCGAGCGTGCACAACGCGCTGGCGGCCTGGTGGCGCGAGCCGTACCACCGCAGAACCCCCGCGATGGCGAGCATCCTGCTCACCAACGGGTGGATCTCCGAGGGGTTCAGGGACTCCGAGCAGTCCACGAGGTGGCGCGACCACGCGCGCGGCATGGTGTCCGGCTACGTCGAGACCCTCGACCCTGCCGACGAGCCGGTCGGCGTCGAGCGCACGGTGGCGACGCGCACCAAGACCATCGCGGTCTCCGGGCGCATCGACCGTCTCGACCGGCGCGGGGACGAACTGGTCGTCGTCGACTACAAGACGGGACGCCGCCCGCTGACCCAGGACGACGCCCGTGGCTCGCTGGCGCTGGCGATCTACGCGATCGCCGCCTCGCGCGTGTTGCGCACCCCCTGCCACACCGTCGAGCTGCACCACCTGCCGACCGGAGAGGTCGTCGAGTGGCAGCACACCGACGAGTCGCTGGGCCGCCATCTGAGCAGGGCCGAGGAGGTCGCGCTCGAGGCGGGCGAGGCCGACGACCGCTACCGTGCGGGGGACACCGAGGCGCCCTTCCCGCCGAACCCGGGCCCCCTCTGCTCGTGGTGCGACTTCAGGCGCCACTGCCCCGAGGGCCGTACGGCCGCGCCCGACAAGCTCCCC
- a CDS encoding magnesium transporter MgtE N-terminal domain-containing protein, whose translation MRIFVARLAGTAVFDPAGDQIGRIRDVVAGVRPAQAPRVHGMVVEVQPRRRVFLPITRVRGIEAGAVIFTGRLNIRRFEQRATETLVLGQMLDLTVEVGGEPMIVYDLAMEEVRPSIWEITKVAVVRKRRRDPRIVDWREVSGFDILQPDQGAAGLIAAFESMRAADLASALHALPDKRKIEVAAALDDVRLADVLEELPLGDQMGILGTLDPERAADVLEEMGPDDAADLLQDLPEDQSARLLALMEPKEAAPVKRLLTYDEKTAGGMMTTDPVILPPSATIAEALAKIRQKDLPPAVAAQVFVTRAPNETPTGTYLGVSHFQRLLRDPPSTLLGAVIDSSLDPIRPDLPLTEVTAYLATYNLVAVPVVDELGQLVGAVTVDDVLDHLLPEGWRDAG comes from the coding sequence ATGAGGATCTTCGTTGCCCGGCTGGCCGGGACCGCGGTCTTCGATCCGGCGGGCGACCAGATCGGCCGCATCAGGGACGTCGTGGCGGGCGTGCGCCCCGCGCAGGCGCCCCGGGTCCACGGCATGGTCGTGGAGGTCCAGCCCCGCCGCAGGGTCTTCCTGCCCATCACCCGCGTGCGCGGCATCGAGGCGGGCGCCGTCATCTTCACCGGACGGCTGAACATCCGCAGGTTCGAGCAGCGCGCGACGGAGACGCTCGTCCTGGGGCAGATGCTGGACCTGACCGTCGAGGTCGGCGGCGAGCCGATGATCGTCTACGACCTTGCCATGGAGGAGGTGCGCCCCTCCATCTGGGAGATCACCAAGGTGGCCGTCGTCAGGAAGAGAAGGCGAGACCCGAGGATCGTCGACTGGCGTGAAGTGTCGGGCTTCGACATCCTCCAGCCGGACCAGGGCGCGGCGGGCCTCATCGCCGCCTTCGAGTCCATGCGCGCGGCCGACCTGGCCAGCGCCCTGCACGCGCTGCCCGACAAGCGGAAGATCGAGGTCGCCGCGGCCCTCGACGACGTCCGGCTGGCCGACGTGCTCGAGGAGCTGCCGTTGGGCGACCAGATGGGCATCCTCGGCACGCTGGACCCCGAGCGGGCCGCCGACGTGCTGGAGGAGATGGGCCCCGACGACGCCGCCGACCTGCTGCAGGACCTTCCCGAAGACCAGTCGGCGCGCCTGCTGGCGCTGATGGAGCCGAAAGAGGCCGCGCCGGTCAAGCGCCTGCTGACCTACGACGAGAAGACCGCGGGCGGCATGATGACGACCGACCCCGTGATCCTGCCGCCCAGCGCCACGATCGCCGAGGCCCTCGCGAAGATCAGGCAGAAGGACCTGCCGCCCGCCGTGGCCGCCCAGGTCTTCGTCACGCGCGCGCCCAACGAGACCCCGACCGGCACCTACCTCGGGGTGTCCCACTTCCAGCGGCTCCTGCGCGATCCGCCCTCCACGCTGCTGGGCGCCGTCATCGACTCCTCGCTCGACCCGATCAGGCCCGACCTGCCGCTGACCGAGGTCACCGCGTATCTCGCGACCTACAACCTCGTGGCGGTCCCCGTCGTCGACGAGCTCGGCCAGCTCGTCGGCGCGGTCACCGTCGACGACGTGCTCGACCACCTGCTGCCCGAGGGCTGGCGCGATGCAGGTTGA
- a CDS encoding HpcH/HpaI aldolase/citrate lyase family protein, giving the protein MRSRRSCLAVPGSNPRFLEKAQTLPADEVFLDLEDSVAPQAKEEARKNIVAALREGDWSGKVRVVRVNDLTTQWTYRDVIEIVEGAGEFLDCVMLPKVQDPTQVIWLDTLLTQIERTMGFEVGRIGIEAQIENARGLVNADAIAGSSPRLETLVFGPADFMASINMRTLVVGEQPPGYTEGDAYHYILMRLLMAARTHDLQVIDGPYLQIKDVEGYRRVARRAAALGFDGKWVLHPSQVEAANEVFSPSQEDFDHAELILEAYEYYTTVERRGAVMLGDEMIDEASRKMALVVSAKGRAAGLRRTTTFTPGA; this is encoded by the coding sequence ATGCGCTCACGCCGTTCGTGTCTCGCGGTCCCCGGATCCAACCCGCGCTTCCTGGAGAAGGCCCAGACCCTGCCCGCCGACGAGGTCTTCCTCGACCTGGAGGACTCCGTCGCGCCGCAGGCCAAGGAGGAGGCGCGCAAGAACATCGTCGCCGCGCTGCGCGAGGGCGACTGGAGCGGCAAGGTGCGCGTCGTCAGGGTGAACGACCTGACCACGCAGTGGACCTACCGCGACGTGATCGAGATCGTCGAGGGCGCGGGGGAGTTCCTCGACTGCGTGATGCTGCCGAAGGTGCAGGACCCCACCCAGGTGATCTGGCTCGACACGCTGCTCACCCAGATCGAGCGGACGATGGGCTTCGAGGTGGGGCGCATCGGCATCGAGGCGCAGATCGAGAACGCGCGCGGGCTGGTGAACGCCGACGCCATCGCGGGCTCGTCGCCCCGCCTCGAGACGCTGGTGTTCGGTCCCGCCGACTTCATGGCCTCGATCAACATGCGCACGCTGGTGGTGGGTGAGCAGCCGCCCGGTTACACCGAGGGCGACGCCTACCACTACATCCTCATGCGGCTGCTGATGGCGGCCCGCACCCACGATCTGCAGGTGATCGACGGACCCTACCTGCAGATCAAGGACGTCGAGGGCTACCGGAGGGTGGCCCGCAGGGCGGCGGCGCTCGGCTTCGACGGCAAGTGGGTACTGCACCCCTCCCAGGTGGAGGCGGCCAACGAGGTGTTCTCGCCGTCCCAGGAGGACTTCGACCACGCCGAGCTGATCCTCGAGGCGTACGAGTACTACACGACCGTCGAGCGGCGGGGCGCGGTGATGCTGGGCGACGAGATGATCGACGAGGCGTCGCGCAAGATGGCGCTGGTGGTCTCGGCCAAGGGCCGCGCCGCGGGGTTGCGGCGTACGACGACCTTCACCCCAGGCGCCTGA
- the uppS gene encoding polyprenyl diphosphate synthase gives MLYALYARHLRARLRRGPLPRHVALVMDGNRRWAKEMGLENPSQGHQHGVEHIETVLGWCADLDIRHVTIYVASIDNVRKRESNQVAYYMRLIEEIIAGRLVESAARWRLHVAGRLDELPDSTAHALKLAVDRTRDRPGFHLTVAIGYDGRQEVVDALRSLLDDRARAGVPIEELARTITADDIAAHLYTAGQPDPDLIIRTSGEQRLSGFLIWQAASAEFHFCEVYWPGFRHVDFLRALRSFAARHR, from the coding sequence GTGCTCTACGCCCTGTACGCCAGGCACCTGCGCGCCCGTCTCCGACGCGGCCCCCTCCCGCGCCACGTCGCGCTGGTCATGGACGGCAACAGGCGCTGGGCCAAGGAGATGGGGCTCGAGAACCCGAGCCAGGGCCACCAGCACGGCGTCGAGCACATCGAGACCGTCCTCGGCTGGTGCGCCGACCTCGACATCAGGCACGTCACGATCTACGTGGCCTCCATCGACAACGTCCGCAAGCGCGAGTCGAACCAGGTCGCCTACTACATGCGGCTGATCGAGGAGATCATCGCGGGACGCCTGGTGGAGTCGGCCGCCCGGTGGCGACTCCACGTCGCCGGACGGCTGGACGAGCTGCCCGACTCCACCGCGCACGCGCTCAAGCTCGCCGTGGACCGCACCCGCGACCGCCCAGGTTTCCACCTGACCGTCGCCATCGGCTACGACGGGCGGCAGGAGGTCGTCGACGCCCTGCGCTCCCTCCTCGACGACCGCGCCCGCGCGGGCGTCCCCATCGAGGAGCTCGCCCGCACGATCACGGCCGACGACATCGCCGCCCACCTCTACACCGCGGGCCAGCCCGATCCCGACCTCATCATCCGCACCAGCGGGGAGCAGCGGCTGTCCGGCTTCCTGATCTGGCAGGCCGCCAGCGCCGAGTTCCACTTCTGCGAGGTCTACTGGCCGGGCTTCCGGCACGTCGACTTCCTCCGCGCCCTTCGCTCCTTCGCCGCCCGCCACCGCTGA
- a CDS encoding CPBP family intramembrane glutamic endopeptidase — translation MHDNQPPVPYGPPPPGQQPPYGPPSPGQQPPYGPPQGQPPEYGPPLQGQPPQYGMPYQPGPYAQGQYGAPVPRPPWFVPAPRGTRYDHLARNPLNAWWRQVVGTLLVALAFFGTAVFVVLAGVIVATLAGIPTPMTQERMFGDPVFGLAVTLLSIAAVLPLVYGTVAVIQRRPPGTLSSVLGRLRWRWMTECAAIGVVALVLGQAALWVAYVVTGEDTSELLGWRGWGGFLPALVVIVLLVPFQAAAEEYIFRGWLLQAFGAYIRSPWPGIVVGSAGFAALHAYTDWGILDVFSFGVLMGWLAVRTGGLEAPIAMHVVNNTLVFALSAAAGDLDDALKQGAVPWQSLVGTVVQLSVFAFGVLWLARKRAINTVSG, via the coding sequence ATGCACGACAACCAGCCACCCGTCCCGTACGGCCCGCCGCCTCCGGGGCAGCAGCCGCCGTACGGCCCGCCGTCCCCGGGACAGCAGCCGCCGTACGGCCCGCCCCAGGGACAGCCGCCGGAGTACGGCCCGCCGCTCCAGGGACAGCCGCCGCAGTACGGCATGCCGTACCAGCCGGGGCCCTACGCGCAGGGGCAGTACGGCGCGCCGGTTCCCCGCCCGCCCTGGTTCGTGCCCGCACCGCGCGGCACGCGCTACGACCACCTGGCGCGCAACCCGCTGAACGCCTGGTGGCGGCAGGTGGTCGGCACGCTGCTGGTGGCGCTGGCCTTCTTCGGCACGGCGGTGTTCGTGGTGCTGGCGGGCGTGATCGTGGCCACGCTCGCGGGCATCCCCACGCCGATGACCCAGGAGCGGATGTTCGGCGACCCCGTGTTCGGCCTGGCGGTGACCCTGCTGTCGATCGCGGCCGTGCTTCCGCTGGTCTACGGCACGGTGGCGGTGATCCAGCGCAGGCCGCCCGGCACGCTCTCCTCGGTCCTCGGCCGCCTGCGGTGGCGGTGGATGACGGAGTGCGCCGCCATCGGCGTGGTGGCGTTGGTGCTGGGTCAGGCGGCGCTCTGGGTGGCCTACGTCGTGACCGGAGAGGACACCTCCGAGCTGCTCGGCTGGCGGGGGTGGGGCGGCTTCCTGCCCGCGCTCGTGGTGATCGTGCTGCTGGTGCCGTTCCAGGCGGCGGCCGAGGAGTACATCTTCCGCGGCTGGCTCCTGCAGGCGTTCGGCGCGTACATCCGCTCGCCGTGGCCCGGCATCGTGGTGGGTTCGGCGGGCTTCGCGGCACTGCACGCCTACACCGACTGGGGCATCCTCGACGTCTTCAGCTTCGGCGTGCTGATGGGATGGCTGGCCGTGCGGACGGGCGGGCTGGAGGCCCCGATCGCCATGCACGTGGTGAACAACACGCTGGTCTTCGCCCTCAGCGCGGCGGCAGGGGATCTGGACGACGCGCTGAAGCAGGGCGCGGTGCCGTGGCAGTCGCTGGTGGGGACCGTGGTGCAGCTGTCGGTGTTCGCTTTCGGGGTGCTGTGGCTGGCGAGAAAGCGGGCGATCAACACCGTTTCCGGATAA
- a CDS encoding MBL fold metallo-hydrolase → MTEGTVDIDGTEHKVENNTWIVGDDDEVIVIDPARDADKILEKVGEREVLAVICTHGLPDHVGAAIEVASRDESVVALHPKDKPIWRETWSETWPDIEMEDEGVFGVADVRLEVLETPGITMGGVCLYSEELGAVFAGKSLQADGPGKLGGEYPALADQLTSIGGRLFTLPGATRVLPNQGEETTIGDLEPHFDDWVSGSLTREAPPESPLADGTGAAGIRLNLGDQ, encoded by the coding sequence GTGACCGAGGGCACCGTCGACATCGACGGCACCGAGCACAAGGTCGAGAACAACACCTGGATCGTGGGCGACGACGACGAGGTCATCGTCATCGACCCGGCGCGTGACGCCGACAAGATCCTTGAGAAGGTCGGCGAGCGGGAGGTGCTGGCCGTCATCTGTACCCACGGCCTGCCCGACCACGTCGGCGCGGCCATCGAGGTGGCCAGCAGGGACGAGTCGGTGGTCGCCCTGCACCCCAAGGACAAGCCGATCTGGCGGGAGACCTGGTCCGAGACCTGGCCCGACATCGAGATGGAGGACGAAGGCGTCTTCGGTGTCGCCGACGTCAGGCTCGAGGTCCTCGAGACGCCCGGCATCACGATGGGCGGCGTCTGCCTCTACTCCGAGGAGCTCGGGGCGGTCTTCGCCGGCAAGTCGCTGCAGGCCGACGGTCCCGGCAAGCTGGGTGGCGAGTACCCCGCCCTGGCCGACCAGCTGACCTCCATCGGCGGCAGGCTGTTCACGCTGCCCGGCGCCACCAGGGTGCTGCCCAACCAGGGCGAGGAGACCACGATCGGCGATCTCGAGCCACACTTCGACGACTGGGTGTCGGGCTCGCTGACCCGCGAGGCGCCCCCCGAGTCCCCGCTGGCCGACGGCACGGGCGCGGCCGGCATCCGGCTGAACCTGGGCGATCAGTAG
- a CDS encoding DUF6758 family protein: MRAAPTCPRCFGPLHAPSAWSSAWRCDAHGDVLPFQALPPSGAGYASVRQNAVVPVWLPWPLAPGWLVTGFGQAGDERSGARASLVALAGPSVTLGPTDLVIIAEEPGVGLGASFAGLDGPDPGVGFDEGPPNAKIHVLGHPTALWCVGGPADRAIYAGEALGNWIWAICWPAEAGCLIALTELCMRDLRDHDQDLDLPFGAFSPRLEG, from the coding sequence GTGAGAGCGGCTCCGACCTGTCCACGGTGTTTTGGCCCGCTTCATGCACCGAGTGCATGGTCCAGTGCGTGGCGCTGCGACGCGCATGGCGATGTCCTGCCCTTCCAGGCGCTGCCGCCGTCCGGCGCAGGCTACGCCTCGGTACGGCAGAACGCGGTCGTCCCTGTCTGGCTGCCGTGGCCGCTGGCGCCGGGCTGGCTGGTGACGGGCTTCGGCCAGGCGGGAGACGAACGCAGCGGCGCACGCGCGAGCCTGGTCGCGCTGGCCGGCCCCTCGGTCACCCTCGGCCCGACCGACCTGGTGATCATCGCGGAGGAACCCGGCGTCGGCCTGGGCGCGTCCTTCGCGGGGCTCGACGGCCCCGACCCCGGCGTGGGGTTCGACGAGGGCCCGCCGAACGCCAAGATCCATGTGCTCGGCCACCCGACCGCCCTGTGGTGCGTCGGCGGGCCCGCCGACCGGGCGATCTACGCGGGCGAGGCGCTCGGCAACTGGATATGGGCGATCTGCTGGCCGGCGGAGGCGGGGTGTCTCATCGCCCTCACCGAGCTGTGCATGCGCGACCTGCGCGACCACGACCAGGACCTCGATCTGCCCTTCGGCGCGTTCTCGCCCAGACTCGAGGGTTAA
- a CDS encoding DUF6529 family protein: MTTVTDRPAPAGLLTPLLAGALVMVALGVYGRLHPPTGFAVGPAGFSQALPMKAWLTTGAFVLAFVQVVSALSMWGRLGVDIPAWVHRWSGRVAFLLTIPVAFHCLYALGLQYDVPRVLVHSLLGCFFYGVFAAKMLALPRRGLPGWTLPLLGGGLFAALVGLWLTSSLWFFTTIGVKF; this comes from the coding sequence ATGACCACCGTCACCGACCGGCCCGCCCCCGCGGGCCTGCTGACACCGCTGCTGGCCGGGGCCCTCGTCATGGTCGCCCTCGGCGTGTACGGCAGGCTGCACCCGCCCACCGGGTTCGCCGTGGGGCCCGCCGGGTTCTCCCAAGCCCTGCCCATGAAGGCGTGGCTGACGACGGGCGCCTTCGTTCTGGCCTTCGTCCAGGTCGTCTCCGCCCTGTCGATGTGGGGCAGGCTCGGCGTCGACATCCCCGCGTGGGTGCACCGGTGGTCGGGCAGGGTGGCCTTCCTGCTGACCATCCCCGTCGCCTTCCACTGCCTCTACGCGCTGGGACTGCAGTACGACGTGCCGCGCGTGCTGGTGCACTCGCTGCTCGGCTGCTTCTTCTACGGGGTCTTCGCGGCGAAGATGCTCGCGCTGCCCCGCAGGGGACTGCCAGGCTGGACGCTTCCGCTGCTGGGCGGCGGCCTCTTCGCCGCGCTGGTCGGCCTCTGGCTGACCTCGTCGCTGTGGTTCTTCACCACGATCGGCGTGAAGTTCTGA